The Planctellipticum variicoloris DNA window TCGACAAGGGCTACCTCGTCGGTTCCATCCGGCATCGGGCGATGGCCAACGGCGCCGTCGTCGTCAACAAAATCGAGGATGCCGACGTCGTGATGGAACTGCGCAGCGGCGTCATCGGCACCGATATGGCCGACTCGTTTCTCGGTACTCCTGAGATCGTACTCCCCGGCATGCTGACCATTCCGGAAGTCCGACTCGTCAACCGGACCCGCCAGTCGGCGATGGCTAAGATCGGTCTCGTGGCCTACGACCCCAAGAACATGGCGGTGCTGGGGCAGGGGGGCGTTTCATCGTCCCAGTCCGAAGACAACAACTGGTTCGTGATGGGCGTCGGCCCCTGGCAGAGCGGTTCGGTCCGCGACGAAATCCGCCACTCGGTGCCGGTTCGCCCCAATCAGCCCTACCAGCCACTGCCGGTCTCCGTCGCCTTCCAGGAGCCGACGCTGCATCCCGCCGCACCCGGCAAGCTGCAGCTCACCGGAGAACAATCCCCGGCGGAAGAGAAACCTGCAGAGACGAAGTAAAAGGGAGGATTCGCCGCGCCGGGTGGCTGGCGTCGGAGTCCGCGACGACCCAGTCTTGAACCGTGTCTCACATTTGCCGCCCTGCGCCGGCAAATGAAACCCCATCGGGCGGCTCGCAAGCTTACAAACAGGCCAACCCCGCGCTCAGCTCCCGCTGCAGGTCTCCCGCGTCTTCCAGACCAACCGACAGCCGGACCAGCCCATCTCTGATGCCGCACGCAGCCCGCTCGGCGGCCGTCATGAACTTATGCGACGTCCCGGCAGGATAGGACAACGTCGTCCGGGCATCCGCCAGCGTGGGTGAGAACGGAATCGTCTCGGCCAGTTCGCGGAAGAACGCGTCAACGGCCGGCCGGCCTCCATTCAGCTCAAACGACAGCATCCCGCCGCAACCGCGCGTCAGCAGTCGCTCGGCCTGCCGCCGGGTGGGATGTGCCGGCAGGCCGGGATAATACACCCGGCCGACCTGCGGCTGCGATGCAAGAAACTCCGCCAGTATCTGCGCCGAGGCCGAAACTCGTTCGATCCGGAGCGGCAGCGTCCGCAGCCCGCGGGAGGCCATCCAGCACTCGTACGGATTGCTGTTGACGCCATAAAGGCTGCTGAGCCCCTTGATCCGCCGGATGCTGGCGCTCGGCCCGACGATCACTCCGAGCATCACGTCGCCGTGACCATTGAGATACTTCGACGCGCTGTGCCAGACCAGCGTGGCGCCGTGGTCGATCGGGCGCAGCAGGCAGGGGGTCGCGAACGTGCTGTCGACCAGCAGCGGGACGCCCCCCACGGCCGCCGCAATCGCCGGCAGGTCGGCGACCTCCAGCAGCGGATTGGAAACGCTTTCGACGATCGCCAGTTTCGTCCCCGGCGTCACCGCGGCGGCGAACTCGTCCGGCTGGTTGGCGTCGACGAAGGTGACCCGCACGCCGAACGAGTTCTGCAGGTGATTGAGCAACTGCCCGGTCCTGCCATAGAGGACGCGGGCGGCGACGAGATGGTCGCCCGATTTCAGCAGCGCCATCAGTGTCGCCGTGAGCGCTCCCATTCCCGAGGAGCAGGCGACGCCGGCTTCGGCCCCTTCCAGTCGGGCCACGTCCGAGGCGAATGCTTCCCGGTTGGGATTGCCATCGCGGGTGTAGATGTAACCCTGCGACTTGCCGCTCACCACATCGTCGAGCTGGCCCAGATCTTCCAGGTCGAACGCCGTCGTCTGGTAGAGAGGCGGGGCGCTCGGCCGCGTGACAAAGTCCGCCGCCCAGCCCCCGCGCGCTGCCTGCGTCGCCGGGGCTTCGCTGTCGGTTTGCTCGTTCATGGTCGCCTCCGGAATTGGGATCAGGACGGGGTTCCGCCCAGCGTCTTCGCCGCCCAGACCGCGAGTTTCTCGCGGAAGATCTTGGAATTGTGGCGGATGTCCACGGGAAATGCCTTGTGGATCAGAAAGGTCCGGATCCGGCGGGTCGCCTCAAAGCCGGCCCCACGCTCCCGCAGTTCGCGGAGCAGTCCCTCGGCGGAGGAGCGCGGAGCGGTCCGTTCGCATTCGACGCAGACAACCGGCTCCATCCGGCCGCCGCGCCGAACCCCGACCAGAGCCGTGCGGAACACGCCGGGATGCTCGTTGAAAATGCCTTCGACCGGATCGGTAAACAGCGTTTCCTCGTCGAGGACGACGCGGTGCGACTTGCGACCGCAGAACCAGAGTCGCCCCTGCGGATCGAAATAGCCGACGTCTCCCATACGATGCCACACGCCGTCGGTTTCGGCATCGGAAATCTTGGCCAGCGCCGTCAGATCGGGGCGACGGAAATACTCCCGCGTGACCATCGGACCGCGAACGGCGATCTCTCCGATCTGCCCGGGAGGCAGCACAAGAGCCTCGTCCCATGCGGAAATTGGATCGTCGCTGATCCGGATGATCCGGACGTCAATTCCCGACACCGGACGTCCGACGCATGTTCCCGCACCGACGGCAGTCTGGAAACGCGTTTCGCTCAGGACTTCGTCGCTGCCGATCACGGCGACGGGCAGTGACTCGGTCGCTCCGTAAGGCGTAAAGATCCTGGCGTCCGGGCCGAGCAGCCCGCGAAACCGTTCCAGGACTGTCGGCGAAACCGGGGCGCCCGCCGAAAGGACGCGCTTCAGCGTCGGCAGCCGCGGTGCTGCGGGCCGGGCGAGTCCGGCGGCAACGATGTCCCGCGAGACCCGGTTCAGCAGCGCGGGCGAGCCGAACAGATTGGTCACGCCGAACCGCCGCACGGGACCGTCGACTTCGCGCCAGTCGACGCGCGCCGGCCGGGTGGCGTCCATCCGCGGAATGATGGCGGTCATGCCCAGGGCCGGCGCAAACAGGGCAAACAGCGGAAACGTACAGAGGTCGACTTCGCCCGGCTCGATGCCGAAAGCCGTTCTCAGCAATTCGACCTGCGTGACGAAGGTGCGATGGGAATAGACCGCTCCCTTCGGCACTCCCGTGCTGCCGCTGGTGAACAGAATTGCCGCCGGATCCTCGGCGGTTGTCAGGGCCGTCTCGTGATAGCGGTCGGCATCTGCACCACGTCCGGCGCGGTAGACATCGGCCAGCGTGCGGCCGCCCCAGCCGAATTTCCGGCCGACCGTGACCAGCGTTTTCAGCGATCCCTTTGACCAGCCCAGGAGCAGCCGGGCGACATGGGCCTTTGAAATTCCGACAAATGCTTCCGGTTCGGCCTCCGCCAGACACTTTCCAAGATTCCGCACTCCCATGCCAGGATCGACGAGAACCGGCACGGCCCCGACATGCAGCAGGGCAAAAGTGAGCTGGAAGAACTCCGGCGACGGGGGGACCATCAAGACGGTCCGGACGCCCCGGCCGATGCCGCACTGAACCAGTCCGGCAGCCAGTTCGCGGACTTCGCCGGCCAGCTCGCCGAAGGTCCAGGTCTTATAGGTGAGCAGGTCGACGTCGGTCTGTTTCCCGCTGGGGACATACAGCGCCGGCTGATCCGGTCGCAGCCGGGCGTGTTTCTGCAAGCTGGCGGCGATGTTTACGGGAGTCATGCGGCGCGATACTCGTCGTCGAAAAGACCGAACTCGGGCGAGCAGACAGAGTACCCGCCGCTCCCCGGTCAGGGAACGTCGACACGTCGCCGAATGCCGGATTGAAGCCCTGCAAGTCGGACGCTGTCGTCGGACTCGACTTCCTCGCGAGAAAAGGCGGCTGGTTGACGCTGAGAAATCGCGAGTGGTACAAGTTCCCCTGTACGGGATCGAATGCCGGTCGCGCCGCCGACGGGCTGAAACTCCACACAGACGGATCTTCGATGGCCCGGATTGCGTTGCAGGTGCTCGACGGCATGGAGCGTGGACGGATCTTTTCCGACCTCCTCACCCCCTTCACGATCGGCCGTGAAGACGACAACGAAGTCCAGCTCAACGACGACCGGGTCAGCCGCTGCCATGCCAAAGTTCAGGACGACGGCGGCAAGATCATTCTCACCGACCTCGGCAGCACCAACGGGACCCGCGTGAACGGTCATGTTGTACACATGCACGTGCTGCAGACCGGGGACCTCGTTCTCGTCGGACGCTGCCTGCTGCTGATCGGCGCGTCGCCCGAGCCCCTCGTGCGATCGGGACCTGCCGATTCGACGTTGCTTCCGGGGCAGGATTCGGGCGTTTCCGACGATTTTGACGTGGAGTTCGCCCCGCTGGTGCAGGACCTGCCGCTGATGCCGTTGTTTCCCCGCCATCTGCCGGAGCTTCCGGAGAATCTGCGGGGTCTCCAGTACGTCCAGCTCACCGACCTGCTCGGCAATCTTCATAGCCGGCTGGGGATTGTCCTCCAGCTCGCGGTCGAGGTCCGTCGTCCCGAGGGGACGACGGCCATCGAACTCGATTCCGTCGCCTGGCGGCACCTGCTCGAGACGCAAGCGGCCCTGGCGACTTATCTGCACGACCTGACCGAACCGGTCTGAATCGCGTCGTTTCGTCAACGACAGCCGTTCCGGTTGTGCGAGGCGACGCGGACCTGATTCCTGCGGAACGCGGCTTCGTAAAAAGTCGAGCCGATGGCCCGATCATGTTGTGCTGCAACAACTTGTAGAGACCTCGATCTGTCGCGACGTCGCGTGAGGCGCCCGCGCCAGGATTGCTCGGGGCGCCGCGACTGTTCCTCGGGTTCAACGTGGCGATGAAAAAATGTTGCCAGAAGACAGCACGTTTTGCTTCTTGACCTATGTTTCAGGGACTCGGTGAATGCGCCGAGGACTTGCCCGTTGGCCCGCGCCCTGCAACACGCCACCTGCAGAAGCGACTCCTGGAGTCATTCACGATGACCACTGCTCAAGCGACCGGCGCAGGATCGGCGCTCACCGCCGAATACATCAATCCCGTGATTTCGGCCACGCGCAGCGTGTTTGAAATGATGCTCGGCTGCACGCCGACGCGAACGGGGCTGTATTTAAAGCAGGAAGGGGCGCCCTATCACGAAGTCAGCGCCGTCATCGGCGTCTCGGGGCGCGCGACAGGCACCATTGTCGTCAGCTTGTCGACGGAGGCGGCCTGCAGCGTGCTCGAACGGATGGTCGGAATCGAGGCCACGGAAATCAATCGCGAAGTCTGCGACGCCGTCGGCGAGCTGACCAACATGATTGCCGGAGCGGCCAAAGCCCAGCTTGCCGCGCATCAGTTGTCGATCAGCCTGCCCAACGTGCTTTCGGGAAAGGGCCACGTGGTCCACTTTCCCTCCGAGGTCCAGCCGATCGTGATCATGTTCGATTCCGAAATCGGCGCGCTGGTGATTGAAGTCGGATTCAACGGTCTGTAGTTCATCCCGTTCCCGGGAACCGTCGACTTGCGGGCTGCAGGAAATGACTCCTCGCACGCAGGCGAAACTGCCCGTCAGTGTGCGAGAGGGTCATGATCCATGAAAGTCCTGCTGGTCGATGATTCGGGCACGATGCGCACCATTCAGAAGCGGTGCCTCAGCAAGCTCGGAGTGGAAGATGTCGTCGAGGCCGAAGATGGCGTTCAGGCGCTCATCATGTTCGAGGCCGGCACGTTCGATGTCGTCCTGACGGACTGGAACATGCCGAACATGGACGGGCTGACGCTGCTGAAAGAGATCCGCCAGCGCAACCGCGAGATTCCCGTCATCATGATTACGACGGAAGCCGAACGGGCGCGCGTCGTGCTCGCGATCCAGTCGGGCGTTTCCGACTATCTGGTCAAGCCGTTCACTCCGGACGGGCTGAAGGAAAAGCTCGAACGCTGGGTCGGCGCGAAGCTCTAGACCTCCTGCTGCAGCCATCCCAGTTCAGAGCGCCTTTCCGCCCGGC harbors:
- a CDS encoding DUF6655 family protein; its protein translation is MSSALRFGLCLVGLAAFTLGCSSTKQSNTARTAREQLLVSNAIDQSLSKVDFTPFQGSRVFVDDKYLECVDKGYLVGSIRHRAMANGAVVVNKIEDADVVMELRSGVIGTDMADSFLGTPEIVLPGMLTIPEVRLVNRTRQSAMAKIGLVAYDPKNMAVLGQGGVSSSQSEDNNWFVMGVGPWQSGSVRDEIRHSVPVRPNQPYQPLPVSVAFQEPTLHPAAPGKLQLTGEQSPAEEKPAETK
- a CDS encoding trans-sulfuration enzyme family protein, whose product is MNEQTDSEAPATQAARGGWAADFVTRPSAPPLYQTTAFDLEDLGQLDDVVSGKSQGYIYTRDGNPNREAFASDVARLEGAEAGVACSSGMGALTATLMALLKSGDHLVAARVLYGRTGQLLNHLQNSFGVRVTFVDANQPDEFAAAVTPGTKLAIVESVSNPLLEVADLPAIAAAVGGVPLLVDSTFATPCLLRPIDHGATLVWHSASKYLNGHGDVMLGVIVGPSASIRRIKGLSSLYGVNSNPYECWMASRGLRTLPLRIERVSASAQILAEFLASQPQVGRVYYPGLPAHPTRRQAERLLTRGCGGMLSFELNGGRPAVDAFFRELAETIPFSPTLADARTTLSYPAGTSHKFMTAAERAACGIRDGLVRLSVGLEDAGDLQRELSAGLACL
- a CDS encoding fatty acid CoA ligase family protein, coding for MTPVNIAASLQKHARLRPDQPALYVPSGKQTDVDLLTYKTWTFGELAGEVRELAAGLVQCGIGRGVRTVLMVPPSPEFFQLTFALLHVGAVPVLVDPGMGVRNLGKCLAEAEPEAFVGISKAHVARLLLGWSKGSLKTLVTVGRKFGWGGRTLADVYRAGRGADADRYHETALTTAEDPAAILFTSGSTGVPKGAVYSHRTFVTQVELLRTAFGIEPGEVDLCTFPLFALFAPALGMTAIIPRMDATRPARVDWREVDGPVRRFGVTNLFGSPALLNRVSRDIVAAGLARPAAPRLPTLKRVLSAGAPVSPTVLERFRGLLGPDARIFTPYGATESLPVAVIGSDEVLSETRFQTAVGAGTCVGRPVSGIDVRIIRISDDPISAWDEALVLPPGQIGEIAVRGPMVTREYFRRPDLTALAKISDAETDGVWHRMGDVGYFDPQGRLWFCGRKSHRVVLDEETLFTDPVEGIFNEHPGVFRTALVGVRRGGRMEPVVCVECERTAPRSSAEGLLRELRERGAGFEATRRIRTFLIHKAFPVDIRHNSKIFREKLAVWAAKTLGGTPS
- a CDS encoding FHA domain-containing protein; its protein translation is MARIALQVLDGMERGRIFSDLLTPFTIGREDDNEVQLNDDRVSRCHAKVQDDGGKIILTDLGSTNGTRVNGHVVHMHVLQTGDLVLVGRCLLLIGASPEPLVRSGPADSTLLPGQDSGVSDDFDVEFAPLVQDLPLMPLFPRHLPELPENLRGLQYVQLTDLLGNLHSRLGIVLQLAVEVRRPEGTTAIELDSVAWRHLLETQAALATYLHDLTEPV
- a CDS encoding chemotaxis protein CheX, with product MTTAQATGAGSALTAEYINPVISATRSVFEMMLGCTPTRTGLYLKQEGAPYHEVSAVIGVSGRATGTIVVSLSTEAACSVLERMVGIEATEINREVCDAVGELTNMIAGAAKAQLAAHQLSISLPNVLSGKGHVVHFPSEVQPIVIMFDSEIGALVIEVGFNGL
- a CDS encoding response regulator — its product is MKVLLVDDSGTMRTIQKRCLSKLGVEDVVEAEDGVQALIMFEAGTFDVVLTDWNMPNMDGLTLLKEIRQRNREIPVIMITTEAERARVVLAIQSGVSDYLVKPFTPDGLKEKLERWVGAKL